The genomic region TGTAAATGGCACTGTAGCAGTGGGTTCATGGAGAGCCCTGCTCTAATAGCAGGTGCTCATAAGTGCTACAGTACACTCTGGCATATAGCATTTACTGTAAGGCTGTGCACAGGACTCTGCGTGCCATTTACCCATATGCTTTTATTGCTATTTTGGGACAAGCTGGCTCAATCATTTCTGGACCAGCTGGAGCTGTATCCTGGTGAGTAGCATCCCCAGGCATGGCTGTTGCcttgttttttaaagctgaacTATCCATGTAATTGCAGTGCCCCCactttcctgtatttttaaGTCTCTAAATGCCACTTCTGCTGTTTATGAAGTCAGTGTTGCTCCATCCCCCTTTGCAGAGAAGGAAGATGACATTTTCCCTTGAATGGAAGATGGAACAgctttccaaaaggaaaagcagtctTGTTGCAGAATTGACAGCAATATGTTCCCTTTCAGAGTTTAATTTTCTCAAAAGAGTGCTTCCTTCTGATAATGGACTTAGGCAGTCCCTCCTTTGgagtggctgtgcagggagatgCTCAGATAATATTTTGTAAGGTGATAACTCTGTGCTGCCTAGCTCTGTTTGCAGCCATGATGAATGAGCTGCCTTGTTTCAGAGTGAAGCTGTGtgtcccagagcacagggaaaacaAGCATAACAAGTCTAATACTACACTGagctcactgctgctgtctttTACCAGCCTTGTCTATAGTAACTGAAACTACACCCAGCCAATATTTAGGTATGTAAAATTCATCTAGCCATTACTCTCAATGTGCCACTACTTTGGCCTTGACTAATtaatttttggttgttttgtgaTGTCATTCAACTGAGCTCTCAACAAATACAGCTCTAAATACTTTAACATTGCTGGCCACGCTTTAAAAAATACTCAGCTGCACTGCAGTATCACCTGTAGATGAATGCTCACCTGCACATCTTGGAAGATGGTTACAGGCAAGTCTGAACAGGGCCCAGCACCAGGGCCTCTGTGCTGCTTGGCAGCACACAGAAACTGTGCTGGCCAGGCTAACAGCTAGCAAGGGAGCATAAGGCTTGCCTTAGAGGAATTCTAGAGCATGGAACAAGCCTTTGTATCTTTACCCTGCAAATGTGAAGTGAGTGCTTGAGTAAATGGATGCTTAATCAGTGTGCCAGGCAGGTAACTTCTATTTCATCAGAACTGGATGGATACAGAACTGACATTAAAGCAGTGTTGGACTGGGCATGCACATGCTTGAAATCACAGCAATTATCAGGAATGGTTGCTATTATGTCACAGGATTGGCAAGCCCTTCTGCTTTTAATGATGAAAGCACTTGGGTAAAAACTGCACTACTTGTCTGTGGTCAACATGTCACTATGTGAGCAAGCCCTAAACCAGAAGAACTCCCTATGACAGTGAAGGAATTCCTTCTGTCCATACCAGTGTATGCTGGTGATGGCTGAATGTGCTGAGACTTGGAACAGAGGTGGTGTGGAGCTGGTCCCCACTAGAAGCAGAAATAAACCGGCAAGTTTGGTGTGTTTATGTCAGCAGAGTTTGAGTGATCGCTGTGTGAGTCTAGCAGAAGACAGCATCTGATGATCAGACTTGAAAGGAATTGGTTACTAGTGGACTCCTATACTCATAGGTGAATGAAAGGCACGTGTCTTGTAGGTGATCACACGCTATGGGGCAAGGAGATTGGCTCTTATGGAACAGCTAGCTGTTCCTCTgtgattttattaattaatattttatataatgcTGATTCAGTCTTCAGTGATGATCTAAAATTGCAGTGATTCAGCCTTTAAATTCTTTCTCACAAACCCTACTTTCCATACCCAGTGCCTGGAGGACTATTGCTGACCCCTTGCTACGGAAGGCTTAAATGTGTGGGATAAAGGAGCCTTGGGGAGTAATGCCTGCAGAGTGTGGCACTTTAAACGCACCACATAATTCACAGATCAGGTAGCAAAGGTGATGTCTACTACTTTGTGGGGTCTTGCTTCAtactctcctctccttcctaaGCAGAAAACCGTAACAGAGATAGATGTATAAACAGAGCTTGAAAATGAATCACTTTTTTCAGAGGAAGCTGATAATATGAAGGATTTAATATTGCACACAGTCTTCATCTCTGACTGGCTAGCAGCATCTATGTGACATTCAGCACTCCATCTGTTTGCTGTCTGAGAGAAGCAAGGATGAAACAGTGAAGACAGAAGATCACTGGAAACACTCTTTAAGTTCTTCCTGGGGCTGTTGGTTATCTGTAACCTCACCAGTGAAAGGCATTTTTAAGTATGGGAAAGCTGTATTGTAGTCACTAAAGAAAGAATGAAGACATTTAAGCAAGGTATATGTCTGTTGCTAAGGGAGCAATGACTTCTCGAATTTCTAAAAAAAGCACAGCTTCAGTGATGTATTTGAGAGGCTGTGCAAATCAGACATTAATATGTTGTTATTGGGAGCTTAAAGCataacttttcttttcttcttcagagaaagaaaaagaagatcaagaaaagcaggagaaggaagagcaaGAGAAAACTGTAGAACATACTTCTGTAAAGGAAGCAGACAAAACCAGCCGTACAGGACGACGTCCAAGTAGAAGTGCCTTGTCCAGTCGTAATGATCGAAAATCAGCCAAAAGCCCCCAAAGGACAGATGCACCAAAGGAGAATAAACATCCATTTGCTCTGTATGGGTGGGGAGAAAGACAGACGGATACTGGGAGCCAGAAAACTCACAATGTCTGTGCTTCTGCTTCCGTGAATGAAGTAAGTAAGAGCTTCTGTTTCATGAAAAGGCAGTGACTCCTTAGTGCCTACAGATGTCTTAATAGCTGGATAAAACTTCTCAGGGGTCCCTTTATTTGAATATATGGAGATTCCAGCAGTAGGTTCTAGCAATAAACCTGAAGAGTCTCGAGATGTCCAAATAAGAGCTCTTTACTCTTTGTTTGGAAGCTTCTCAGGTTTGACTAACACTTGCAATTTCTAATTAAAACTGCCTGTCCTGTTTGTGGCTGTTACAGTGTTACCAGCAAAACTGGCTGTTCTAAAAGTATTTCTGCATTCTGAACTTCATGAGAACAGGGGAAGAGCAGGCAGTTAGCACCAGGCACCCCACAGCAGGCAGGCAAATAAACACTGGGGAAGTGCTTGAGCTGTGAAAGAGAGACTTTTGCTGGGGCACTTCCTAGACTAGGAGCCTCACTGAGATGGTACGAGTGCTCTTCTGCTAAGATGTCTTGTCTAGCAGCCTGGTTTGGTGGCTTGCCAGTAGGAAATGTTGCTCGCAGCAGAATGGTCTATCAGATGGCTGATGGATTACAGGGCTGGTGTAAATATTACCAAAATAGCACAAATTAAATTCATGTGGCATGGGCAGCACCAGCATTCTGCTGTACTGGGGCTCTGTTTCCTAGCTTAGAAACAGCAAGGGAGTGTTTTAACAgatccatttctttcttctctatAACTCTCCTAGGCTGCAAAAACACAATCATTAATGCATCCCTGCCAGTGTCTTGTCCATATCCAGATGGAGCTGGCCTTTGAGTGGCTGTTTTGGAAGGGATTTGAAGCCCAGGCTTTTCCTTCCTGAACAGCTCAAACCTTTGAGCAAAAGGAGGAACTTGGGCCTTACAGCTTTGGAAAGAAGCGGCCTTTCCTGATAATGGACACTAATGCTAAATTGATAAACTTTGGTCAATGCTCAAAATAGCTGACTGGTGCTTTACGTTGAAGCCTAGAAGAGGCTGAAGCCTGACATGAGCAGTTATTTATATTGTATCTTAGATATCTAATACTTCTTACACTAGAAACAGTAATGGAACACCTCAGCTTGGATCTTGAGGTAGGACTGAACAGGAAGAACATTTCTGAAACATTCCCAATTATGTGGTGTTTTGTCACTGAGGGTGTTTCTTCATGTAGGAACCAACTACTTCTTGCCCGCTGAGGTTACTTTTTCTTGCATGTTTGAAAGGTGCTACTTACCCCTTATTGAGACGGGAGATAGGATTTTCAATATGGTGAtagacacacacaaacatagAAACTGGCTCTTCATATTAAATTTTGGGGGAAACACgataatttattaatataaaaataaatgtaacgGTGTGTTCATTGGTCAAAATGAAGATCTTTAGTCTCTAAGAGATCCCTAGGGTTTGGTCTTACTAATATGGCTTAGGGATATTAGCCTTAAGGGATGCTTAGGCATATTGAGGACTGTTTTTAAATGATAGAAACAGAGAATTGAAGTTTTTAGAATTCATTTGAGTAAGACTATGAAACATTAAAGATTTTTGCAATCATTTAATAGTTGGAAGTGTGAAAGATAATGCAGACCAGAATTTAAAGCacttctcaaggaaaaaaaaaatctatgttcAGTTAATAGTACaaattagagaagaaaatataacCTTGCTCACAATCCCTGTTCCTTCAGGATAGGGACTGAGGCAAATAAAAAGTGCTCCTTGTCATTCCTGGGGGATTCCTAGGCTGTTCTCCTTCCATAATACTAACTCTGGTCTTTTAGATTCACGAATCTGCCCTACGAGCAAAGAACAGGAGGCAagtggagaaaaggaagctttCTCAGAGGCGAGTGCGatcagcagaggcagaaaacaCCTGGCGAGCAAAGCCCTCCCCAGCAGACAACCCCTGGATGACAGAGTACATGAGATGCTACTCAGCAAGAGCTCTCTGAACCTGGATTCCCTTAGGCATCCTCAGAAGAAGTCGCGCATATCAGGACACTGGTGCAAGGAACCAAACCACTTATGCAAGGTTTTTATAGGGAGTTTCCAGCTGTTAAAGTATTTGTTACAGTGTTTTTATCTTGGCTACCTACCTCACAGTGGGGTGTATCCTTGGAGCCATAACATTTGAAGAGGCTTTTAGATATAACTACCCAAACTTTTAAGCAATTCCCCTTTTGGGAATTTTTCTAATGCTTCAATGTTTTGAGGGTGGGAGGAGAAACCTTAGCATACAGGGAGTCAAAGCAAACACTTTTTTGATGATCATGGTTACAAATAATCTGTTTTCCCTTATTTAAAGTTCAAGTCATGGGGAGATGGTATTGGGGAAGACTTTAAAGGAGTGATGGAGGTGCCTTTGTATTTATAAAACTATTTAACACTTTTATGACAATAAACATACGAAGACAGGCAACAGGAAGCCAGCGTGTCTGGTAACTAGCACTAATAAATGTAGATGCTTTAGGCAGGCAAATACCAAGTATTGTCTGTACATAGAAACTTTaaagacaacaacaaaaaaccccaaacaaaaccaaccttGTTTGATTAGTGAATCAGCTGATGCTAACTTTTATCACTGTTTCTAAGGTCATTAGAATAAACCACTCATTTTCAGGGCAAGAAATAGCTACAGGATCATTTTGCTGTAGCTGTTCCTGTTGTACCAAATAACTAATGTAGACAATCATTATCTGATAGCTGCCACTCAATAAGCAGTTACTTGTTCTACAAATATAGAGCTGTACCACTGTACTAACCTTGTGGTCACACTTAGTCTGTACTTAATCATGTAAATGCATTTATTGAAGGAGAGGGCTGGCTCCTTTCTGGTGAGGTCTATTTTTAACACTTCAGAGTATCTATTATGCTCAGCAGGGGTCAGAGTGCAATATGCATTCTTCTTGGAGGTATTGTACAGGTATATTGTTAAAGGGTTTAAACTTGAAAATTGTATTGATAAGACTCGTAGATGATGTCCTGAGAAACTTGCTGCCTCTCGAAATTGGTGCAGAACCCTTCACTTATggggggatggggaagggggtAAGGGCTAGGGAAAGGAGGGGTGTATCCTTTAGTAAACAAGAACATATAATGAAGTttgaacatttttgttttgtaggtCCTACTTCTACATAGTAAGACAGTCATTGTGACTTCCttggtggttttgtttcccTCAGGTGGCtgtaaattatcttttttttcagtttgctaaCTACGCTTTAGGCAGATGATTGCTGTAGTTGTGAGCTTTGAAGTTTTGTTCAGATGTGTTGTGTTAGTTACTTATGTTGGTTATCTCAGTTTAATTGTTTTAAAGCTTGTGTTTTACAGGCCGGACACATTCCCACAGGAAGCATACTTGCACCTCTAGAGCAGAAACCTGCACTAGTTTTAGCTTCATTCCACAATCTCGGTGATTAAGGAGGACTCTGGAATTACTATTGCAACAGAGCATGCTTAGTGAAAAGTCTGATTGTGTTCTTGAAGAAAGCAATTGTGCTAAGGGTCCAAGCACTGCTGCCTCCTAGTGTCTTACATCACTAAAGGTTTCGTTACtcacaattttaattttgttaaattaAATCCTAGAATCCATGAAACTATAAACTGTTTTTTGTTTAACCTGCCTTTTAAGCACAAAACTATAGAAATACAGACCACTCTTGTTGAAGGCTACCTATTTAAGATCTTACAGCTTTTAAGTCTGGGAAAGCACAGCATGATTAAGAATGTTTTATATACAGCAAAATCCCTGTAGGGGATTTTGACTGCTATGTAAACCATAGGCTAGAACTTCCTGAAAGTTTAGAACAGTGCCCAAATCTGGGGAAAACTACTCCAGAGAACGCCTTTATTCCATATGAgattcttttaatttcctttcatgctgtgttttcctctttgaatAACTGCTGTAAATATGCTTAGCTTGCTTCTGATGCTGTTGCAGTTCCAGAAGCCACCCAAGCTTTACACAACAGTGTCAAAGCACCAACTCAGTAGTGTTTAACAGCCTTATTCAATAAAACTTGCCTGTTCCTGTTGCCCACACACTTTCTAGGCTTTATGTAACCACAGCAGATGGATTGTGCCCTCAGTGCATTTTGTCACATTCAACAGTTTCCTTGACTGTGTAGGGCAGGACTCATCTTGCCATGCTTTTGAAGATAGCTTCTACAGTTCTCTCTTCCCACAGGGAATGGAAGAGCCAGGATGACTCTGTGCCTGCCTTAAGTACTTGTGTTTGGGTAAGATGTATCTCCCATTAGGTGTTGGTGTTTTCAATAATTATAGGAGGCCTAAGTGTCTTCTGCCTTGGATACTGGGAACTAAAAACATCTCCAAAAGGCCTCTTCAGGTCTTCAAATCAGAATTTTCAACAGCATCAGGGTTGCTTTATACTGAGGAAATTGTCTAGTCCTAAAATCCTTGTCAGGTCAGGAGCTGTTCCCCACAAAGATGACTTACTAAAAGACAGCAGATAAGGTCTAATAAAGTCTTGTGAGTTGTTGTTGTGCTTTTTCAAATGGTCTGTAGCCAAAACTATCCTGGGTGCTATGTTAGTACTATCTGGGTTTAAGTAATACAATACCTGAAGTGAGGGGTAAATTATTCTGCAAATCAGGTAGCCTTCCTGCATTTGGGTAGTAATTGGCTATAAAGCTACTATTTTGCTTAGACTATATGAAATACTGTAGTTCTGATCACTGCGAGCTCTGTGTGAAGTATTTGGTCTGGAAAACTGCTGGTGCTTTGATGTTAACAAATGAAAAGCCAATATCATTAAGCTTTAAGTGTATTCCATAGATTCCTACAGGAGGTGACCATTTGCTTCAAATTGGACTCACTGAAAAGTAGAAAACCTAGTGAATGTCTCCCTATCAATTAAGGAATTTCTAAACATTGTCTTGCATGGACTCTTGAATTTAGCAAAGTGGTGAACACTTCTCACTCCTGTTTTAGAAGTAAAACTTTTTGGTAAGAACACAGTAAATACTCAATTGTCcaaagttttcattaaaatgacTGTTTATTCCTTTGTTTCTGGAAGTACTTAGCTAAGTGAAGCAAGAGTTTTACAATGTGTAATGCTGCAGTTTAACTATAGTGTTGTGAAGATAGTGTTTACAGTGTAAAATGTTACCATGAAAACTGCATAAGAATGTCCTGTAAAATACAGTAGCATGCCTGTTCAGTCACTGATGTCACATCTTTGCAACTATGAAATAACAGACGTTTTCACAGGAAGCTGAGATAGTAGTCAAGGTGATAGCTAAACTTAGAGAGCCAACCTTAACAAAACTGAGGAACAGTTT from Molothrus ater isolate BHLD 08-10-18 breed brown headed cowbird chromosome 3, BPBGC_Mater_1.1, whole genome shotgun sequence harbors:
- the CCSAP gene encoding centriole, cilia and spindle-associated protein, with the protein product MVVPARRVKTEYMKRFKEPKWESCGACYLELLHYRLSRRLLEQAHRPWLWDGWEQDSGSGGGSTAGSPSPPGAGSPANAREEEEAAGAGAAAPSEAGRASPEKEKEDQEKQEKEEQEKTVEHTSVKEADKTSRTGRRPSRSALSSRNDRKSAKSPQRTDAPKENKHPFALYGWGERQTDTGSQKTHNVCASASVNEIHESALRAKNRRQVEKRKLSQRRVRSAEAENTWRAKPSPADNPWMTEYMRCYSARAL